A window of the Thiomicrospira microaerophila genome harbors these coding sequences:
- a CDS encoding helix-turn-helix domain-containing protein, producing MFAVLTMADYERLRKSDDGKCHTLPHDNVVKMNLGQGYSLLKAWRTHFGLSQSELAHKAKCTQAQIANFEAEKQIPSADTLLRLSQALAVSADLLIEIEN from the coding sequence ATGTTTGCCGTATTGACAATGGCCGACTATGAGCGCCTAAGAAAGTCGGATGATGGTAAATGTCACACGCTACCCCATGACAACGTTGTCAAGATGAACCTTGGGCAAGGATATAGCTTATTAAAAGCATGGCGCACTCACTTTGGATTGTCTCAGTCTGAACTAGCACATAAAGCAAAGTGCACCCAAGCACAAATAGCCAACTTTGAGGCAGAGAAACAAATTCCTAGTGCTGATACACTTTTGAGATTGTCCCAAGCGTTAGCCGTTAGTGCGGATTTACTGATAGAGATAGAAAATTAA
- a CDS encoding type II toxin-antitoxin system RelE family toxin, with amino-acid sequence MNEIRWQTKAIKQLLKIGVKPIQQRIKNAVTEELTDLSQARNVKALKDHQHQYRLRVGNYRVLFNHEATIEIISIEEVRKRDERTY; translated from the coding sequence ATGAATGAAATTAGATGGCAAACCAAGGCTATTAAACAGTTGCTGAAAATTGGGGTTAAACCCATCCAGCAAAGAATTAAAAATGCGGTAACAGAAGAATTGACCGACTTAAGCCAAGCCCGTAATGTGAAGGCCTTAAAAGACCATCAACATCAATACCGCCTTAGAGTAGGCAACTACCGTGTGCTATTCAACCATGAAGCCACAATAGAAATAATATCCATTGAAGAAGTGAGAAAACGAGATGAGCGCACTTACTAA
- a CDS encoding helix-turn-helix transcriptional regulator: MTVSTSSTMPEINLTNLVFDAVTAALKVYQPIEPEILRPKQVQQLLNCSRSHLDHISETDPTFPRRITLGNRWTGYRRKDLLKWIEYKANGKT; the protein is encoded by the coding sequence ATGACTGTCAGCACTTCGTCAACAATGCCCGAAATCAATTTAACGAATCTTGTTTTTGATGCGGTAACGGCGGCATTAAAGGTTTATCAGCCAATTGAGCCGGAAATACTTCGACCCAAGCAAGTACAGCAACTACTCAACTGTTCGCGGTCACACCTTGACCATATCAGTGAAACCGATCCTACATTCCCAAGACGCATCACGCTTGGTAATCGCTGGACAGGCTACCGGCGCAAGGACTTGCTCAAGTGGATTGAATACAAAGCCAACGGCAAAACCTAA
- a CDS encoding trypsin-like peptidase domain-containing protein, translated as MKLKQQICAAALALFLAVPVYADFDEGQKEFMAGNYEQSCRAYKDSALSGDSRSQFSLALMCYEVGLGATQDYEKAAYWFEKAAQQGHIESKNSLALLYESGNGVDQDYQKAIYWYEQAAKKGHVNAQFKLALLYYNGQGVAQDFKQAFRWYEQAAKQGDAGAQNNLASLYDNGQGIAQDYKQATYWYEQAAKQGYAKAQFNLAQFYYDDRGVQDYKLALYWYEQAAKQGYSNAQFNLGAAYANGLGVLQDFIQAHKWMNIASASGHQDARRVRDQVIAPKMTPQQIQQAQALARTFLNGEVAPEPKAPQPAAPSITTGSGFVISKGGQIVTNAHVVEGCKSISVELGNQQTSATLQAADNTNDMAILKSSLTTTRPANLAAGRITLGQTAYAMGYPLRGLLGQDLQMTNGIISGLNGLQNDFRYYQINAAVQSGNSGGPLLNEQANVIGIVSMKLNVAFVNELVGDLPQNVNFAIKSTQLMGYLDANSVDYQVTSSGQKLSSSQVAERAREFTAFITCEK; from the coding sequence ATGAAGTTAAAACAACAAATCTGTGCCGCTGCGTTAGCGTTGTTTTTGGCAGTGCCTGTTTATGCGGATTTTGATGAGGGCCAGAAGGAGTTTATGGCTGGAAATTATGAACAATCTTGTCGAGCGTATAAAGATAGCGCATTGTCGGGAGATAGTCGTTCTCAATTTTCTTTAGCCCTAATGTGCTATGAAGTCGGCCTAGGCGCTACTCAAGACTACGAGAAAGCGGCTTATTGGTTTGAGAAAGCTGCCCAACAAGGCCATATCGAATCCAAAAATAGCTTGGCTTTGCTTTATGAGAGCGGCAATGGTGTAGATCAGGACTATCAGAAGGCCATCTACTGGTATGAGCAAGCTGCGAAAAAAGGTCATGTCAACGCGCAATTCAAGTTAGCTTTGCTTTATTACAACGGTCAAGGCGTAGCGCAAGACTTTAAGCAAGCTTTCCGCTGGTACGAACAAGCCGCAAAACAAGGAGATGCCGGTGCTCAAAATAACTTGGCTTCACTTTATGACAACGGACAGGGGATAGCGCAAGATTACAAGCAAGCTACCTACTGGTACGAACAAGCAGCAAAACAAGGTTATGCCAAAGCGCAATTCAATTTGGCTCAGTTTTATTACGATGATAGAGGTGTTCAGGACTACAAATTAGCGCTGTACTGGTACGAGCAAGCAGCAAAACAAGGTTATTCCAACGCACAGTTTAACTTGGGTGCGGCTTATGCCAATGGCCTAGGCGTTCTTCAAGATTTTATTCAAGCGCACAAATGGATGAATATTGCTTCAGCAAGTGGCCATCAAGACGCAAGAAGAGTCCGTGATCAAGTTATTGCGCCTAAAATGACACCGCAGCAAATTCAGCAGGCTCAAGCCTTGGCGCGTACCTTCTTAAACGGTGAAGTTGCGCCAGAACCTAAAGCACCGCAACCGGCTGCGCCATCGATTACCACCGGTTCGGGATTTGTCATCAGTAAAGGTGGGCAGATTGTTACCAATGCGCATGTGGTCGAGGGCTGTAAGTCCATTAGCGTTGAATTAGGCAATCAACAAACCAGTGCCACACTTCAAGCCGCAGACAACACGAATGATATGGCGATTTTAAAGTCATCACTTACAACAACCAGGCCTGCTAATCTTGCGGCTGGTCGCATCACGCTTGGACAAACGGCCTATGCGATGGGTTATCCTTTGCGAGGCTTGTTGGGGCAAGACTTACAGATGACCAACGGCATTATCAGCGGATTGAATGGTCTTCAAAACGATTTCCGTTATTATCAGATTAATGCCGCTGTTCAATCCGGCAACAGTGGCGGTCCATTGCTCAACGAGCAGGCTAATGTGATTGGCATTGTTAGCATGAAGCTGAATGTGGCTTTCGTCAATGAGTTAGTAGGTGACTTACCGCAGAACGTCAACTTTGCGATTAAATCAACGCAACTTATGGGCTACCTTGATGCCAACAGCGTGGACTATCAAGTAACCAGTTCAGGGCAAAAATTATCAAGCAGTCAAGTTGCCGAACGCGCGCGCGAGTTTACAGCTTTTATCACCTGTGAGAAATAA
- a CDS encoding anhydro-N-acetylmuramic acid kinase, whose amino-acid sequence MQPNWHLNLSNPPKKNLYIGLMSGTSADAIDVALVQIESKTIQLIDFIDYPNPQQTALYQLNQQPQITLKALAKLHAQLSHTFADAAQSIIKKHRLTPDDILAIGSHGQTIYHAPEYGISLQIGHPAIIAKRTGIKTAGDFRIDNMAVGGQGAPLAPAFHHALIQPQQPTLVINIGGIANISLLKPEQAPIGFDTGPGNGLMDELCQKHFNQPYDQNGQQAAQVKPNTAWLNQLLQDPFFKQAAPKSTGREYFNQAWLTRAPTSLSALEQLSTLNQLTVETLAKAIEQIPELPTPTPCYICGGGAYNTTLIQRLKTRLPKLAIQTTETIGIDPNAIEAMMMAWLAYNRINHLPTPLKAITGAHKDTLLGGLWHPD is encoded by the coding sequence TGAATCAAAAACGATTCAACTTATTGACTTTATCGACTACCCTAACCCACAACAAACCGCACTCTACCAACTCAATCAACAACCTCAGATAACCCTCAAAGCCCTTGCAAAATTACATGCTCAACTTAGCCACACCTTTGCCGATGCCGCGCAAAGCATAATAAAAAAACATCGACTTACCCCTGACGATATCCTAGCCATCGGCAGCCATGGACAAACGATTTATCATGCCCCTGAATACGGTATCAGTCTGCAAATCGGACACCCAGCCATCATTGCAAAACGAACCGGCATAAAAACCGCAGGTGATTTTAGAATCGACAATATGGCAGTTGGAGGCCAAGGGGCACCTCTTGCCCCTGCGTTCCATCACGCCCTTATTCAACCTCAACAACCCACCCTTGTTATCAACATCGGTGGCATCGCCAATATCAGCCTTCTCAAACCGGAGCAAGCTCCAATCGGTTTTGACACCGGGCCAGGCAATGGCCTGATGGATGAGCTCTGCCAGAAGCATTTCAACCAACCCTACGACCAAAACGGACAACAGGCAGCGCAGGTTAAACCCAACACCGCTTGGCTAAATCAATTACTCCAAGACCCCTTTTTTAAACAAGCAGCCCCCAAAAGCACGGGGCGTGAATACTTTAACCAGGCCTGGTTGACAAGAGCGCCCACCTCTTTATCTGCGTTGGAGCAACTCTCAACACTTAACCAACTTACGGTAGAAACCCTCGCCAAGGCCATTGAACAGATACCTGAACTACCTACACCGACTCCCTGCTACATATGTGGAGGCGGCGCTTACAACACCACCCTAATCCAACGCCTAAAAACTAGATTACCCAAGCTTGCGATTCAAACCACTGAAACCATCGGTATAGATCCTAATGCCATCGAAGCCATGATGATGGCATGGTTAGCCTACAATCGAATCAACCACCTCCCCACCCCTCTAAAAGCGATTACCGGCGCGCATAAAGACACTCTACTGGGCGGCCTCTGGCACCCAGATTAA
- a CDS encoding helix-turn-helix domain-containing protein — translation MSALTNVQIIEQGGYPAFAVIPYEDFVTLTKERYNEQTVPHEVVSKMIDDDMTIFQAWRVFKKMTQQEVAEKMGIPQSNVSRIESGKTSPSFQTIKAYAKALGVAPEQLDLD, via the coding sequence ATGAGCGCACTTACTAATGTTCAAATTATTGAACAAGGCGGATACCCCGCTTTTGCTGTTATACCTTACGAAGATTTTGTAACCCTCACCAAAGAGCGTTACAACGAGCAAACCGTTCCGCATGAAGTTGTCAGCAAAATGATTGATGACGACATGACTATTTTCCAAGCATGGCGGGTTTTTAAGAAAATGACACAACAAGAAGTCGCAGAAAAAATGGGCATACCGCAATCCAATGTTTCTCGGATCGAGAGTGGTAAAACCTCACCAAGTTTTCAAACAATCAAGGCCTATGCTAAAGCCCTAGGCGTTGCGCCAGAACAGTTGGATTTGGACTAA
- a CDS encoding addiction module antidote protein — MLSRSKGMTEISQRTGLGRESLYKSFGEGKHPRFETVYKVINALGLEFRLQPQAKSA; from the coding sequence TTGTTAAGCCGTTCCAAAGGCATGACGGAAATTAGTCAGCGCACCGGACTTGGCCGCGAAAGCCTGTATAAGTCATTCGGTGAGGGTAAGCATCCACGATTTGAAACCGTCTATAAGGTCATCAATGCGCTAGGCTTAGAGTTCCGCTTACAGCCGCAGGCAAAGAGTGCTTAG
- a CDS encoding YagK/YfjJ domain-containing protein — MTITPFAQCSAFVNACLLYEAQDDYWIKQTRLYLQRQFNIIQDPKPSGFSSAVLSNSITLEPSPGLVEEPFESGRLARIFLLSKEMPDPANNEMNTKQFAGAKTQKRPPAKRSKSGINRKHISHQNTIEINGQHYPVNSKPTGIYTAMLKPAIAQYFICREKWRRVLAIRVDLHIHVYFDNNARMSHLMKILIRKLKGVYNLKEVGYYWAREVEKSKKQHYHIMLFLDGNKVKHSFNVIRIAKALWVENWAG; from the coding sequence ATGACTATCACCCCTTTTGCCCAATGTTCAGCATTCGTCAATGCCTGCCTTCTTTATGAAGCGCAAGATGACTACTGGATTAAACAAACCCGTTTATATTTACAGCGTCAATTTAACATAATACAAGACCCTAAGCCTAGCGGTTTTAGTTCAGCGGTTTTATCCAACTCAATAACCCTTGAACCCTCACCAGGCCTGGTTGAAGAACCTTTCGAGAGTGGAAGATTAGCGCGGATATTTCTATTATCTAAGGAGATGCCTGATCCAGCTAATAACGAAATGAACACTAAGCAATTTGCGGGCGCGAAAACGCAAAAAAGACCGCCAGCAAAGAGAAGCAAATCGGGGATAAATCGAAAACATATCAGCCACCAAAATACCATTGAAATTAATGGGCAGCATTATCCAGTCAATAGCAAACCAACCGGCATTTACACCGCTATGCTTAAACCAGCTATTGCGCAATATTTTATTTGTCGTGAGAAATGGCGCAGAGTGTTAGCCATTCGAGTTGACCTTCACATTCATGTTTATTTTGACAACAATGCGCGGATGTCGCACTTAATGAAAATTCTGATCCGCAAGTTAAAGGGCGTTTATAACCTTAAAGAAGTCGGTTACTACTGGGCGCGTGAAGTTGAGAAATCAAAAAAACAGCACTACCACATAATGCTATTTTTGGATGGCAATAAGGTTAAGCACTCTTTCAATGTAATCAGAATTGCTAAAGCCCTCTGGGTAGAAAACTGGGCTGGATAG
- a CDS encoding tyrosine-type recombinase/integrase, translating to MAARSITSITQNKVEQFLKTASLNDTLSCDKISGFELVKNPKGASYRLRYTAPNRKRRRIVIGKVAELKPNQAAQAALELKNETDPLDKVKEQRQAHVAAQIVSAQRTLGNYLDGLYSKHQARKRSGHETLNMIRKNFAHLLDRDMASIKTADIKNWQLQREQEVAFSTIQRAYGALKTLLYKAIEDGVLEANPLPTKSPLERPHYEEVDKQLNSQNKRRLLTAAELTQLFNGIEAYNAELKRQRAHSIQRGRTYLEPLADKRFAHWSIPFTYLAYYTGMRTGDIRSLTWQNLNLNFRRLSFTPSKTSHHHNAINVTLDLPDSIIELMSAWYRQQNKPPLTGLVFPSDVTDKPLDKKAHITHWEKIRNLAGLPDDLDFYSLRHHWISTLLQTENLLQVARMAGHKSIEMIEKHYGHLIPDRAKGALQAFDVVTSSYEKKGVTK from the coding sequence ATGGCAGCAAGAAGTATCACTTCGATAACACAAAACAAGGTCGAGCAGTTTTTAAAGACAGCCAGCCTTAACGATACATTATCTTGCGACAAGATAAGCGGGTTTGAATTGGTGAAGAACCCCAAGGGCGCATCCTATCGTTTGCGCTACACCGCCCCCAATCGCAAGCGAAGAAGAATCGTAATTGGCAAGGTTGCCGAGCTGAAGCCGAATCAGGCTGCGCAAGCTGCGTTAGAATTAAAAAACGAAACCGATCCACTGGATAAAGTAAAAGAACAGCGTCAAGCGCATGTTGCCGCGCAAATTGTTTCTGCTCAGCGCACCCTTGGCAATTATCTTGACGGCCTTTACAGCAAACACCAAGCCCGCAAGCGATCTGGGCACGAAACCCTTAATATGATCCGCAAGAACTTTGCGCACCTGCTTGACCGTGACATGGCAAGTATTAAAACGGCTGATATAAAGAACTGGCAGCTTCAGCGTGAACAAGAGGTTGCCTTTTCAACCATTCAACGCGCCTATGGTGCGCTCAAGACCTTGCTCTACAAAGCGATCGAGGATGGTGTACTTGAAGCCAATCCGTTGCCAACGAAATCACCACTAGAACGCCCTCACTATGAAGAAGTGGATAAACAACTTAACAGCCAAAATAAACGCCGCCTACTGACCGCGGCAGAACTCACCCAGTTATTTAACGGCATCGAAGCCTACAATGCTGAACTAAAACGCCAGCGAGCGCATTCAATTCAGCGAGGGCGTACTTATCTTGAACCACTAGCTGATAAACGTTTTGCTCACTGGTCGATTCCATTCACCTATCTAGCCTACTATACCGGTATGCGCACCGGCGACATCAGGTCATTGACTTGGCAAAACCTAAATCTGAACTTTAGACGCTTAAGCTTCACACCCAGTAAGACGAGCCATCATCATAACGCGATTAACGTCACCTTAGACCTGCCAGATTCAATTATTGAACTGATGAGCGCATGGTATCGGCAACAAAATAAACCGCCATTAACAGGCTTGGTATTTCCTTCTGATGTTACTGACAAGCCTTTAGACAAGAAAGCGCATATTACCCATTGGGAAAAGATTCGCAACTTAGCAGGCCTGCCGGATGATTTAGATTTTTATTCACTGCGTCACCACTGGATCAGCACTTTGCTACAAACCGAGAACTTGCTACAAGTAGCACGTATGGCGGGTCACAAATCAATCGAGATGATTGAGAAACATTATGGTCATCTTATCCCCGACCGCGCCAAAGGTGCGCTACAAGCCTTTGATGTGGTCACCAGTTCCTATGAAAAAAAAGGAGTTACAAAATGA